The Clarias gariepinus isolate MV-2021 ecotype Netherlands chromosome 4, CGAR_prim_01v2, whole genome shotgun sequence genome window below encodes:
- the slc6a16b gene encoding solute carrier family 6 member 16b, which yields MSSEKPPLPEDGFEAGQEAGHDVVPEAPMDRAREGWDSKVEYFLAQVGFSVGLGNVWRFPYLCHQNGGGAFLLLYVLLMMLVGVPLFFLELAVGQKIRQGSIGVWRHISPKLVGIGYSSCVVCFFVALYYNVIICWSLFYLFKSFQSPLPWENCPKEGNTTVHECAASSPTSYFWFRKALDITHSINETGEFNLPITGCLVLAWVIVCGAMFKGIKSSGKVMYFSSVFPYVVLLCFLIRGLTLDGAAEGLKFMFSPKVEIWGDVQVWRQAFTQVFFALGLGFGSIIAYSSYNQRNNNCHRDAFTVSTINFLTSILASLVVFSVLGFRAKTFSKSCILKNLNLLSEALASSAAPPDLIINISETESVTVEMYKQWYSEQGRQLNLTGFNISNCSLEDAMNKGVEGTGLAFIAFTEAMTLFPASPFWSALFFLMLLNLGLSTMFGTMEGILTPLCDTFSSFRKHKLIFTVCSCAFACVIGLLFTQRCGNYFVGMFDDYSATLPLIIVVVFQTISVAWVYGADRFLEDIRQMLGRPVCVLYKYLWKYVCLLAMLTLLAASLLKMCLTRPKYTAWNRETALEEKLPYPDWALAMLSSLIILAVLPVPLGYAHAALRQRFSKSALDTASGYAPCRTTDTDPAPLGTLLNTEQHPAPAPLVENGYRLLPLSGEEEQEASTQV from the exons ATGAGCTCAGAAAAGCCCCCACTGCCTGAAGATGGCTTTGAGGCGGGGCAGGAGGCGGGGCATGATGTGGTTCCTGAAGCCCCGATGGACAGGGCGCGTGAGGGCTGGGACAGTAAGGTGGAATATTTCTTGGCTCAGGTGGGATTCAGCGTTGGGCTCGGAAACGTCTGGAGATTCCCCTACCTGTGTCATCAGAACGGAGGag GAGCGTTTCTGCTGCTCTATGTGCTGTTGATGATGCTGGTCGGCGTGCCGTTGTTCTTCTTGGAGTTAGCGGTGGGTCAGAAGATCCGACAGGGCAGCATCGGCGTCTGGAGACACATCTCACCCAAACTGGTGGGGATTGGCTACTCCAGCTGCGTG gtgTGTTTCTTTGTGGCCCTGTATTATAACGTCATTATCTGTTGGAGtctattttatctttttaaatcatTCCAGAGTCCGTTACCCTGGGAGAACTGCCCCAAGGAGGGGAAcaccacag tacatGAGTGTGCTGCAAGTTCTCCTACGTCATACTTCTGGTTCCGTAAGGCTCTGGACATTACGCACTCTATCAATGAGACAGGGGAGTTCAACCTGCCCATCACCGGCTGCCTCGTTCTCGCCTGGGTCATCGTCTGTGGCGCCATGTTCAAGGGCATCAAGTCTTCtggcaag GTGATGTACTTCTCCTCTGTGTTCCCGTACGTTGTCTTGCTGTGTTTCCTGATTCGAGGTCTCACACTGGACGGAGCAGCAGAGGGTCTTAAGTTCATGTTCAGCCCAAAG gtgGAGATCTGGGGTGATGTACAGGTGTGGCGTCAGGCGTTCACCCAGGTGTTCTTTGCCCTGGGTTTGGGTTTCGGCTCCATAATCGCGTACTCCTCCTACAACCAGCGCAACAACAACTGTCACCGCGACGCCTTCACCGTCTCCACCATCAACTTCCTCACCTCCATCCTTGCCTCGCTCGTTGTCTTCTCTGTGCTCGGTTTCAGGGCCAAGACCTTCTCCAAGTCCTGCATTTTAaa gaaTCTGAATCTGTTATCTGAAGCGCTTGCCTCCTCTGCTGCTCCACCCGATTTGATCATTAACATATCGGAGACAGAGTCTGTTACCGTAGAGATGTATAAACAGTGGTACAGTGAGCAGGGGCGTCAGCTGAACCTCACCGGCTTCAACATCAGCAACTGCAGCCTGGAGGACGCCAtgaataag GGTGTGGAGGGGACAGGTTTGGCGTTTATTGCCTTCACCGAGGCGATGACTCTGTTTCCCGCCAGTCCCTTCTGGTCGGCCCTGTTCTTTCTCATGCTCCTCAACCTGGGCCTGTCCACCATGTTTGGCACCATGGAGGGGATACTCACGCCCCTTTGTGACACCTTCTCCTCCTTCAGGAAACACAAACTCATCTTCACCG TGTGTAGCTGTGCGTTTGCGTGTGTGATCGGTCTGTTGTTCACTCAGCGCTGTGGGAATTACTTTGTGGGGATGTTTGATGATTACTCCGCCACACTGCCGCTCATCATCGTCGTCGTATTCCAGACCATTAGTGTCGCCTGGGTATATGGAGCGGACAG GTTCCTGGAAGACATCAGACAGATGCTGGGCCGgccggtgtgtgtgttgtataagTATCTGTGGAAGTACGTGTGTTTGTTAGCCATGCTGACTCTGTTAGCAGCCAGTCTGCTGAAGATGTGTCTCACCCGACCAAAATACACCGCCTGGAACAGAGAGACg GCGTTGGAGGAGAAGTTGCCATACCCTGATTGGGCGTTGGCCATGCTCTCCTCTCTCATCATCCTCGCAGTACTTCCTGTTCCCCTGGGTTACGCCCATGCCGCGTTACGGCAGCGCTTCAGCAAGTCGGCTCTCGACACCGCATCGGGATACGCCCCCTGCCGCACCACGGACACTGACCCCGCCCCTCTTGGCACACTGCTGAACACTGAACAGCACCCTGCCCCCGCCCCATTGGTTGAAAATGGCTACAGGCTCCTCCCACTTTCAGGTGAGGAGGAACAGGAGGCGTCTACACAAGTGTGA